The Megalops cyprinoides isolate fMegCyp1 chromosome 12, fMegCyp1.pri, whole genome shotgun sequence genome contains a region encoding:
- the zgc:113142 gene encoding D-beta-hydroxybutyrate dehydrogenase, mitochondrial, protein MSRVLFGVVALATVGQAFYFYGQFIGTASIFVIVLLLFVYMLRRRESFAIDGHGRGVLITGCDSGFGHSLAKRLDGMGFAVFAGCLFPDGEGARNLVQECSRRMKVLKLDVTKDEDVASAKAVVQANLPEKGLWAVVNNAGISDWSETEWNTISDYYRMADVNLFGCIRTTLPFLPLVRASKGRLVFVSSIFAFFNCLTMGSYSVSKRGMEAFADCLRVEMASFDVKICIIRPGNFGPATKIVKEKTATEIWDKLDEDRKTMFNRRYIEIANEYYKSLCKEGSKDSSMVIEAMADAITSPRPKFRYLLTNKMDAVFFYAYPYLPTFVSDAVFSLSPFYHKRKSMLFSRKRSYS, encoded by the exons ATGAGCAGAGTTCTTTTTGGCGTTGTTGCCCTGGCAACAGTGGGGCAAGCGTTCTATTTCTATGGCCAGTTTATTGGCACCGCTTCCATTTTTGTGATTGTTCTCCTGCTCTTCGTGTATATGTTGCGCCGTCGGGAAAGTTTCGCAATCGACGGACATGGAAGGGGCGTGCTCATCACAGGCTGCGACAGCGGGTTCGGCCACAGCCTGGCCAAGCGGTTGGATGGCATGGGATTTGCAGTGTTCGCCGGGTGCTTGTTCCCCGACGGAGAAGGGGCTCGGAATCTGGTCCAAGAGTGCTCCAGGCGGATGAAGGTCCTCAAACTGGACGTCACAAAAGACGAAGATGTCGCAAGCGCTAAGGCGGTCGTCCAGGCAAACCTGCCAGAGAAAG GTCTGTGGGCAGTTGTGAACAACGCTGGTATTTCTGATTGGTCAGAAACAGAGTGGAACACCATCAGTGACTACTACAGAATGGCTGATGTCAATTTGTTTGGTTGCATTAGAACCACTCTACCGTTTCTCCCTCTGGTTCGAGCTTCAAAAG GCCGTTTGGTGTTTGTCTCCagtatttttgccttttttaactGCCTGACCATGGGAAGCTACAGTGTATCCAAAAGAGGCATGGAGGCTTTTGCTGACTGCCTCAGGGTAGAGATGGCGAGCTTTGATGTAAAG ATCTGCATCATCCGACCAGGAAACTTTGGCCCAGCGACGAAAATCGTGAAGGAAAAAACGGCAACGGAAATCTGGGACAAATTAGACGAGGACCGAAAAACAATGTTCAACAGACGGTACATCGAAATAGCAAATGAATATTACAAGTCGTTGTGTAAGGAAGGATCCAAGGACAGCAGCATGGTCATAGAGGCCATGGCCGATGCCATCACGTCCCCACGTCCAAAATTCCGATACCTCCTCACAAACAAGATGGACGCTGTGTTTTTCTACGCCTAtccatacctgccaacatttgTTTCAGATGCTGTGTTTTCACTCAGTCCCTTTTACCATAAAAGAAAGTCCATGCTTTTCTCTCGAAAAAGGAGTTACAGTTAG